The following proteins come from a genomic window of Natronosalvus vescus:
- the rpl7ae gene encoding 50S ribosomal protein L7Ae encodes MAVYVTTDIPADLADDALEALEVARDTGSVKKGTNETTKAIERGNAELVYVAEDVSPEEIVMHLPELADEKGIPVVFVETQDDVGHAAGLEVGSAAAAIVDAGEAASDVEDIAGKVEDLD; translated from the coding sequence ATGGCAGTCTACGTAACCACAGACATCCCAGCCGACCTCGCCGACGACGCCCTCGAGGCGCTCGAGGTCGCCCGAGACACAGGTAGTGTAAAGAAAGGAACGAACGAAACGACCAAAGCCATCGAGCGCGGCAACGCCGAACTCGTCTACGTCGCCGAGGACGTCAGCCCGGAGGAGATCGTGATGCACCTCCCCGAACTCGCCGACGAGAAAGGCATCCCAGTGGTCTTCGTCGAGACCCAGGACGACGTCGGCCACGCTGCTGGCCTCGAGGTCGGCAGTGCCGCCGCGGCGATCGTCGACGCCGGAGAGGCGGCGAGCGACGTCGAGGACATCGCCGGCAAGGTCGAGGATCTCGACTGA
- a CDS encoding dihydrodipicolinate synthase family protein, giving the protein MANHDPGTDDPLSIHGVVPPTVTAFHDDESVDYETTAAHARFVVDGGTHGVFPLGTNGEFPLLTPDERKGVVEAVVDEIDGDVPVIAGVGAPSTRETVDHATHAESVGADGLVVVTPYYYPLDHDAYLEHYRRVAEATSLPIYIYHIPSKTGNSIPRTTLDELVEIDSVVGLKDSSKDVPWLAQSIDAHPEMTFLAGSDSLLFTGLEIGCSGMVSAVANVFPELVVDLYEAYDEGDEARARALQSRVYDVRDALKVGGAYMSGVKTALQLRGFDAGPLRSPLRLKDEASAAELEAELEALELL; this is encoded by the coding sequence ATGGCGAATCACGATCCCGGAACGGACGATCCGCTCTCGATTCACGGCGTCGTCCCACCCACGGTTACGGCATTTCACGACGACGAGTCGGTCGACTACGAAACGACGGCCGCCCACGCCCGGTTCGTCGTCGACGGGGGCACTCACGGCGTCTTCCCGCTCGGGACGAACGGCGAGTTCCCGCTGCTGACGCCCGACGAGCGGAAGGGTGTCGTCGAGGCCGTCGTCGACGAAATCGACGGCGACGTCCCCGTGATTGCGGGCGTCGGTGCCCCGAGTACTCGAGAGACCGTCGACCACGCTACGCACGCGGAATCCGTTGGTGCAGACGGCCTGGTTGTCGTCACCCCCTACTACTATCCCCTCGATCACGACGCGTACCTCGAGCACTATCGTCGGGTCGCGGAGGCGACGTCGCTACCGATCTACATCTACCACATCCCGAGCAAGACGGGGAATTCGATCCCCCGAACGACTCTCGACGAACTCGTCGAGATCGACTCGGTCGTCGGTCTCAAAGACTCGAGCAAGGACGTGCCGTGGCTCGCCCAGTCGATCGACGCCCACCCCGAGATGACGTTCCTCGCTGGATCGGACTCGCTGCTCTTTACCGGCCTCGAGATCGGTTGTTCCGGGATGGTGAGCGCGGTGGCGAACGTCTTCCCGGAACTGGTCGTCGATCTGTACGAGGCCTACGATGAGGGTGACGAAGCACGGGCTCGGGCCCTCCAGAGCCGCGTGTACGATGTCCGCGACGCGCTCAAAGTCGGCGGTGCGTACATGTCCGGGGTGAAGACTGCACTCCAGTTGCGCGGGTTCGACGCCGGGCCGCTTCGCAGTCCCCTCCGGCTCAAAGACGAGGCAAGCGCGGCCGAACTCGAGGCCGAACTCGAGGCGCTCGAGCTGCTGTAG
- a CDS encoding acyl-CoA dehydrogenase family protein, with translation MELTPEQEAIRDVVREFATEEIRPTALEADETETFPEEVWDGLAQLDLTGLTVPEEYGGYDADPVTYAIVNEEVAYGMLAVATALSVHCLATSCIASFGDESQKERWLPEMATGRPVGAFALSEPHAGSNPAEMTTEARLEGDEYVINGDKQWITNGQRAGVIILFAKTDRDDPSTVTQFLVPADADGLTVGETEDKLGLRASDTTGLHFDDVRIPAENRLTEEGRGLSAAFDILTGGRIAIAAQSVGLAQSALDEALAYSQEREQFDKPIGDIQTIRHKLAEMATRTQAGRLLTRDAARKRGVGATDAAMAASMAKYFASEAAMFVTNESVQIHGGYGYVTEGEVERLYRDAKITEIYEGTTEIQKKIIARHLLE, from the coding sequence ATGGAACTCACGCCGGAGCAGGAAGCGATCAGGGACGTGGTGCGGGAGTTCGCCACCGAAGAGATCAGACCGACCGCGCTCGAGGCCGACGAGACGGAGACCTTCCCCGAGGAGGTCTGGGACGGACTGGCGCAACTCGATCTCACCGGACTCACGGTTCCCGAGGAGTACGGCGGCTACGACGCCGATCCGGTCACCTACGCCATCGTCAACGAGGAGGTCGCATACGGCATGCTCGCGGTGGCGACCGCGCTCTCCGTACACTGCCTGGCGACGTCCTGCATCGCCAGCTTTGGCGATGAGAGTCAGAAAGAGCGCTGGCTCCCGGAGATGGCCACCGGCCGCCCAGTCGGCGCGTTCGCCCTCTCGGAGCCCCACGCGGGGTCGAACCCGGCCGAGATGACGACCGAGGCGCGGCTCGAGGGCGACGAGTACGTGATCAACGGTGACAAACAGTGGATCACCAACGGGCAGCGGGCGGGCGTCATCATCCTCTTCGCCAAGACCGACCGAGACGATCCGTCGACGGTGACCCAGTTCCTCGTCCCCGCCGACGCCGACGGCCTCACGGTGGGCGAGACGGAAGACAAACTCGGCCTCCGGGCGAGCGATACGACCGGACTGCACTTCGACGACGTCCGTATCCCCGCGGAAAACCGGCTGACTGAGGAGGGACGTGGTCTCTCGGCGGCGTTCGACATCCTGACCGGTGGACGGATCGCCATCGCCGCCCAGTCGGTCGGCCTCGCCCAGTCGGCTCTCGACGAGGCACTCGCCTACAGCCAGGAGCGCGAGCAGTTCGACAAACCGATCGGGGACATTCAGACGATCCGGCACAAACTCGCAGAGATGGCGACGCGAACGCAAGCCGGTCGCTTGCTCACCCGCGACGCCGCCCGAAAGCGCGGCGTGGGCGCTACCGACGCCGCGATGGCTGCAAGCATGGCCAAGTACTTCGCCAGCGAGGCCGCGATGTTCGTGACAAACGAGAGCGTCCAGATCCACGGCGGCTACGGCTACGTGACCGAAGGCGAGGTCGAACGCCTCTACCGCGACGCCAAGATCACCGAAATCTACGAGGGGACGACCGAGATTCAGAAGAAGATCATCGCTCGGCACCTCCTCGAGTAG
- a CDS encoding HAD family hydrolase produces MTARAYDAIVYDLDGTLVHLDVDWHVVAGDVLEVYLEAAIDPPGSDLWELLGSAAEFDLAPQVEAAIATHEREGARSSTRLAHADHLEEAAQHVPVGVCSLNCEDACRIALREHELEPSVDAVVGRDTVDTRKPDPEPLLETIDGLDATPETTLFIGDSSRDEKTAQRAGTAFEYVDTGR; encoded by the coding sequence GTGACTGCTCGAGCCTACGACGCTATCGTCTACGACCTCGACGGAACGCTCGTCCACCTAGACGTCGACTGGCACGTCGTCGCGGGTGACGTCCTCGAGGTGTACCTGGAGGCAGCGATCGATCCCCCGGGAAGTGACCTGTGGGAACTGCTGGGAAGCGCCGCCGAATTCGATCTCGCACCGCAGGTGGAGGCCGCGATCGCGACCCACGAACGAGAGGGGGCACGGTCGTCGACCCGACTGGCTCACGCCGACCACCTCGAGGAGGCCGCCCAGCACGTCCCCGTCGGCGTCTGTTCGCTCAACTGCGAGGACGCCTGTCGGATCGCCCTCCGGGAACACGAACTCGAGCCATCGGTCGACGCCGTCGTCGGTCGCGATACCGTCGACACTCGGAAACCCGATCCCGAACCCTTGCTCGAGACGATCGACGGACTCGACGCCACCCCGGAGACGACGCTCTTCATCGGGGACTCCTCGCGCGACGAGAAAACGGCCCAGCGAGCGGGGACGGCGTTCGAATACGTCGACACCGGTCGGTGA
- the panB gene encoding 3-methyl-2-oxobutanoate hydroxymethyltransferase, giving the protein MPTVRDVRDNTGDEPITMLTAYDAPTAAIVDQAGVDVILVGDSVGNTTLGYETTLPVTVEDTLRHVGAVVRATEDALVVADMPFLSFGVDDAESLENAGRMLKEAGATAVKLESGPHTIELTEKMVQLGIPVMAHLGLTPQHVNQYGGFPRQGTDEESARRILELAEAHADAGAFALILEHVPSNVAAQVTDAIDIPTIGIGAGPSCDGQVLVFHDVVGLSEWSPSFSKQFGDVKAAMKSAVDEYVNSVEDGTFPGDEHSYEQSDLDRIY; this is encoded by the coding sequence ATGCCCACCGTTCGTGACGTCCGTGACAACACGGGAGACGAACCGATCACGATGCTCACTGCCTACGACGCTCCGACGGCCGCGATCGTCGACCAGGCAGGCGTCGACGTTATCCTCGTCGGCGATAGCGTCGGGAACACGACACTCGGCTACGAGACGACGCTGCCGGTCACCGTCGAGGACACCCTCAGACACGTCGGTGCCGTCGTCCGGGCCACCGAGGACGCCCTCGTCGTCGCCGACATGCCCTTTCTCTCCTTCGGCGTCGACGACGCGGAGAGCCTCGAGAACGCCGGACGCATGCTCAAGGAGGCGGGGGCGACAGCCGTCAAACTCGAATCCGGGCCACACACGATCGAGTTGACCGAGAAGATGGTACAGCTCGGGATTCCCGTGATGGCTCACCTGGGATTGACGCCCCAGCACGTCAACCAATACGGCGGGTTCCCGCGGCAGGGAACCGACGAGGAATCGGCCCGGCGAATTCTCGAGTTGGCGGAGGCACACGCCGACGCCGGCGCATTTGCACTGATTCTCGAGCATGTCCCCTCGAACGTCGCGGCGCAAGTGACCGACGCAATCGACATTCCGACGATCGGCATCGGCGCGGGGCCGTCGTGTGACGGCCAGGTGCTGGTCTTTCACGACGTCGTGGGCCTCAGCGAGTGGAGTCCCTCTTTCTCGAAGCAGTTCGGCGACGTCAAAGCGGCGATGAAATCGGCCGTCGACGAGTACGTCAATTCCGTCGAGGACGGAACCTTCCCGGGTGACGAACACAGCTACGAACAGTCGGATCTCGATCGGATCTACTGA
- a CDS encoding cupin domain-containing protein, producing MGYHVIDPSSLEPIGWEGRKLRSISEAAGFEKVGLNHFLAEPGEQLPLEYHQHDTQEEAFFVSRGTIHVETPDEEFVVGDGEFFTVNPGNPHRAFVPDAASEPAAIVAIGAPRVSDAEKYDP from the coding sequence ATGGGATATCACGTTATCGATCCCTCGAGTCTCGAGCCCATCGGCTGGGAGGGACGCAAACTGCGTTCGATCAGCGAGGCCGCCGGCTTCGAGAAGGTGGGCCTAAACCACTTTCTCGCCGAGCCAGGTGAACAGCTTCCACTCGAGTACCACCAGCACGATACCCAGGAGGAGGCCTTCTTCGTCAGTCGTGGGACGATTCACGTCGAAACGCCCGACGAGGAGTTCGTCGTCGGTGACGGGGAGTTTTTCACCGTCAACCCCGGGAATCCACACCGCGCGTTCGTTCCTGACGCCGCCTCGGAACCAGCGGCTATAGTCGCAATCGGTGCGCCTCGAGTGAGCGACGCCGAGAAATACGACCCCTGA
- a CDS encoding alpha/beta fold hydrolase — MYTVTHHGRETAYDLADRGATGEPICFVHGSGGSSNVWKSQHRIADRYPVVAVDLSGHGESDDVDANPGYTTLSAYADDVIAVLEDTDARVLVGNSLGGAITMHILIERADEANLDAAVLTGTGARLGVLEDLRWWLENDFERALEFLHEPNRFFHDPDPRLRSKSLETMRECGQDVIQRDFLTCHQFDVRDRLDAIDVPVLAVYGEHDQLMPPRFHEFLADEIPNGELAEIPDAAHLAMLEQPSAFNEALVSFLDATIGD, encoded by the coding sequence ATGTACACGGTCACTCACCACGGTCGCGAGACCGCGTACGATCTCGCCGACCGTGGCGCCACGGGGGAGCCGATCTGTTTCGTCCACGGAAGCGGGGGATCGAGCAATGTCTGGAAATCACAGCATCGGATCGCCGACCGGTATCCGGTCGTTGCTGTCGACCTGAGTGGCCACGGCGAGTCGGACGACGTCGACGCCAACCCCGGCTATACGACACTGTCAGCCTACGCCGACGACGTGATTGCCGTCCTCGAAGACACCGACGCACGAGTCCTCGTCGGAAACTCGCTTGGTGGGGCCATCACCATGCACATTCTCATCGAGCGCGCCGACGAGGCGAACCTCGACGCCGCCGTGCTCACCGGTACCGGTGCTCGATTGGGCGTGCTCGAGGATCTTCGCTGGTGGCTCGAAAACGACTTCGAGCGGGCACTCGAGTTCTTGCACGAACCCAATCGATTCTTTCACGACCCTGATCCGCGCCTCCGCTCGAAGTCTCTCGAGACGATGCGTGAGTGTGGGCAGGACGTAATACAGCGGGATTTCCTCACCTGCCACCAGTTCGATGTCCGGGATCGACTGGACGCGATCGACGTCCCCGTCCTTGCGGTGTACGGTGAGCACGACCAACTCATGCCGCCCCGGTTCCACGAGTTCCTGGCCGACGAGATACCGAACGGAGAACTCGCCGAAATCCCGGACGCTGCTCACCTCGCGATGCTCGAGCAGCCGAGTGCGTTCAACGAGGCGCTGGTGTCGTTTCTCGACGCAACGATCGGTGACTGA
- a CDS encoding sulfurtransferase: MPDHDTDTLVTADWVEDHLEEFQSDDPEYRLLEVNNPTVTADSEYTPYEEGHIPGAIFFHWKEDLSDPTTRDLLDKEAFEQLNAEAGITEDSTVVLYGGGRVPNWFALFAYWEYTYYGHEDVRVIDGGKPYWIEHDYPLTTDEPDFSTHEYHARGPFERIRAYQNDVEQAIDSGVPLVDVRSPEEFTGEVIAPEGLQETAQRGGHIPGAKNVPTTSVLDDDGTFKSPDELRALYDDVGITEDQSVITYCRVGERSSIEWYVLRKLLGFEDVENYDGSWTEWGNRIRAPIETGTAE, from the coding sequence ATGCCAGACCACGACACCGACACGCTCGTTACGGCCGACTGGGTCGAAGATCACCTCGAGGAATTCCAGTCCGACGACCCCGAGTACCGACTGCTGGAAGTCAACAACCCGACCGTCACGGCAGATTCGGAGTACACGCCCTACGAAGAGGGACACATCCCGGGCGCGATCTTCTTTCACTGGAAGGAGGATCTCAGCGACCCGACGACCCGTGACCTCCTCGATAAAGAGGCGTTCGAGCAACTGAACGCCGAGGCAGGGATCACCGAGGATTCGACGGTGGTTCTCTACGGCGGCGGGCGTGTCCCCAATTGGTTCGCGCTGTTCGCCTACTGGGAGTACACGTACTACGGCCACGAGGACGTCCGCGTCATCGACGGCGGGAAACCGTACTGGATCGAACACGACTACCCGCTGACGACCGACGAACCCGACTTTTCGACCCACGAATACCACGCTCGCGGCCCCTTCGAGCGCATCCGTGCCTACCAGAACGACGTCGAGCAGGCGATCGACTCCGGCGTTCCGCTGGTCGACGTGCGCTCGCCCGAGGAGTTTACCGGCGAGGTCATCGCTCCCGAAGGCCTCCAGGAGACGGCCCAGCGTGGCGGGCACATTCCCGGGGCGAAAAACGTGCCGACGACGTCGGTGTTGGACGACGACGGAACGTTCAAATCGCCCGACGAGCTCCGGGCGCTGTACGACGACGTCGGCATCACCGAAGATCAGTCCGTGATCACCTACTGCCGGGTCGGCGAGCGGTCGTCTATCGAGTGGTACGTCCTCCGCAAACTCCTCGGGTTCGAGGACGTCGAGAACTACGACGGCTCCTGGACGGAGTGGGGCAACCGCATCCGGGCACCGATTGAGACCGGGACAGCCGAGTAG
- the tmcA gene encoding tRNA(Met) cytidine acetyltransferase TmcA, with amino-acid sequence MDIAAYARALRTEALAENERRGLVLCGDRERGYADLQAILEMLEVPITRTALVGPEDRLRCEQHSQRQTGDLLGTTREVVIVDGHETLEPNAIGRVVGTVDGGGLFVLLLPSGSTWASERGAFERSLAVPPFELEDVTGRFRQRLLETLEAHRGIAIVDVDTRTLESEGLIERAPRLVGRPAGGRASKGDSSRDDEMPQLEQRRFPTAAYDTCYTDDQRDALEVLERLHDRHQAVVLEADRGRGKSSAIGLAAGCFAAAGGRVLVTAPASENVGDVFARARELLATLDTVLEGDDDKSGGGNGERRRLVSSTGGVVEYVPPLEAVTGEREADVVLVDEAAALSVGVLQSLLTADRIAFATTIHGYEGAGRGFSVRFRDRLEASDHDVTTNTLYDPIRYAGGDPLEVWSFRALLLDARPPVASLVENATPETVTFRRLDADTLFEDESLLREVFGLLVLAHYRTEPNDLARLLDAPNLEVCSLFHDGHVVTVGLLAREGGLDVDIRRRMYEGARVRGNMIPDILTTHLRDEEAGGLSGIRVVRIATHHAVRSRGLGSHLLECLEADYASTVDWLGTGFGATAPLVSFWQNNGYRTVHLSTTRNATSGEHSAIMLRPTSDGGEQLLEGHGSWFASRLPAMLSDTLCNLDPDVVRAVTDSIDPAHAPSLATSNHDWHVVAGAAYGPARFAVDPEPFRRLITRFLIERPAETSGVLSPREERLFVRRVLQGHSWETVADELEYPSTRQCRRAFGDALVGLVDHYGTDAARAIRDRFLEE; translated from the coding sequence ATGGACATCGCCGCGTACGCACGGGCCCTCCGCACGGAAGCGCTGGCGGAGAACGAACGCCGGGGTCTCGTACTTTGTGGCGACCGCGAGCGTGGGTATGCCGACCTGCAAGCCATCCTCGAGATGCTCGAGGTACCCATCACGCGAACGGCGCTGGTCGGCCCCGAAGATCGATTGCGCTGTGAGCAACACTCGCAGCGTCAGACCGGCGACCTGCTCGGGACGACGCGAGAGGTCGTCATCGTCGACGGCCACGAAACCCTGGAACCAAACGCGATTGGTCGGGTCGTGGGGACGGTCGACGGCGGAGGGCTCTTCGTTCTCCTGCTCCCATCAGGTTCGACCTGGGCGAGCGAGCGTGGGGCGTTCGAGCGATCTCTTGCCGTTCCCCCTTTCGAACTCGAGGACGTCACCGGACGATTCAGACAGCGCCTCCTCGAGACGCTCGAGGCACACCGGGGTATCGCTATCGTCGACGTGGACACACGGACGCTCGAGTCGGAGGGACTGATCGAGCGGGCACCACGGCTGGTTGGTCGTCCTGCCGGAGGACGGGCGTCGAAGGGGGACTCGAGCAGAGACGACGAGATGCCCCAATTGGAGCAGAGGCGGTTTCCGACCGCTGCCTACGACACCTGTTACACCGACGACCAGCGCGACGCTCTCGAAGTACTGGAACGGCTTCACGATCGACACCAGGCCGTCGTGCTCGAGGCCGATCGTGGCCGGGGTAAATCGAGCGCGATTGGACTGGCGGCCGGGTGTTTCGCCGCCGCAGGCGGGCGCGTTCTGGTTACGGCACCCGCTTCCGAGAACGTCGGAGACGTGTTCGCCCGCGCCCGCGAGCTCCTCGCGACACTGGACACAGTGCTGGAGGGTGACGACGACAAGTCTGGTGGAGGTAACGGCGAACGTCGGCGACTCGTCTCGAGCACCGGCGGCGTCGTCGAGTACGTTCCACCGCTCGAGGCCGTCACCGGCGAGAGGGAGGCCGACGTCGTCCTCGTCGACGAGGCCGCAGCGCTCTCGGTCGGCGTCCTCCAGTCGCTGCTCACGGCCGACCGAATCGCGTTCGCGACGACAATCCACGGCTACGAAGGTGCCGGCCGGGGCTTTTCGGTTCGGTTTCGCGACCGACTCGAGGCGAGCGATCACGACGTGACGACGAATACTCTGTACGACCCAATCCGCTACGCGGGCGGCGACCCGCTCGAGGTTTGGTCGTTTCGTGCCCTCTTGCTCGACGCCCGGCCGCCGGTCGCATCGCTCGTCGAGAACGCGACGCCGGAGACGGTAACCTTCCGCCGACTCGACGCCGATACCCTCTTCGAGGACGAGTCCCTCCTGCGGGAGGTGTTCGGGCTGCTCGTGCTCGCACACTACCGAACCGAACCGAACGATCTAGCCAGATTGCTCGACGCCCCAAACCTCGAGGTCTGCAGCCTGTTCCACGACGGGCACGTCGTCACCGTCGGGTTGCTGGCCCGCGAAGGCGGACTCGACGTAGACATCCGTCGACGGATGTACGAGGGGGCTCGCGTGAGGGGGAACATGATCCCAGACATCCTCACGACCCATCTGCGCGACGAAGAAGCGGGTGGGCTCTCGGGAATTCGGGTCGTCCGGATCGCCACCCACCATGCCGTTCGCTCGCGAGGGCTGGGCTCACACCTGCTCGAGTGCCTCGAGGCCGACTACGCGAGTACGGTCGACTGGCTCGGCACCGGGTTCGGCGCGACGGCTCCGCTCGTCTCGTTCTGGCAGAACAACGGCTATCGGACGGTGCACCTCTCGACGACCCGAAACGCCACCAGCGGCGAACACTCCGCGATTATGCTGCGGCCGACGAGCGACGGCGGCGAGCAACTGCTCGAGGGCCACGGTTCCTGGTTCGCCAGTCGGCTTCCCGCGATGCTGTCCGATACCCTTTGCAACCTCGACCCCGACGTAGTTCGTGCGGTCACCGATTCGATCGACCCTGCCCACGCCCCCTCGCTCGCGACCTCGAACCATGACTGGCACGTGGTAGCGGGGGCGGCGTACGGCCCGGCCAGGTTTGCTGTCGATCCCGAACCGTTCAGACGGCTGATCACGCGGTTCCTTATCGAACGACCGGCCGAAACCAGTGGTGTACTCTCCCCGCGGGAGGAGCGCCTGTTCGTGCGGCGCGTGCTGCAGGGTCACTCCTGGGAGACCGTCGCCGACGAACTCGAGTACCCATCCACGAGGCAGTGCCGACGGGCGTTCGGCGATGCCCTGGTGGGGCTGGTCGACCACTACGGCACGGACGCGGCTCGAGCGATTCGCGACCGATTTCTCGAGGAGTGA
- a CDS encoding histidine kinase N-terminal 7TM domain-containing protein, which translates to MAERDTLYIVALLVAVVLSVAVALYGRWGTHQRDDRLATLLAAMMGVTAFWAMGSLIAHVTVHETATLAGWGMSNIATILLPIAWVTFALQYAGYGSHLTPRTVGVLLVVPVVSFVGRITNPFHGWFYTSVTVADSGTYIEYTTGSLYALHVSYSYLLVLLGIVVVGHFGYTARRLYRRQALTIVSAVLVPFLVNVGYVSTTGAGQLNWTPVAFTVTGLAITGAVFRYQLLDIVPIARESVVETMRDGVVVLDDHDRLVDVNAAAESMLEPPGESLLGASAEAVTIGTKPITEVLETTEAVAIEHGNGTQYVTVRTTPLVGTDGGTLVLFQDVTDSRRTERRYRTLIENASDVVTVLGANGTIRYQSPSVSRVLGYEPAAMVETNAFEYVHPADRETLVPYFEENVKMTDEPRRVEFRMQHVDGHWRTLEATGRNMLEDPVVDGVVVNSRDVTERRRREHELERTNDRLDEFASVVSHDLRNPLNVAEGYLDILDSRVDDDAIGVIQEQHTRMTQIIDDALTMAREGATVETTEQLSLEAVARDAWRSVDTEGATLTVLGDRPLEADRDRLLRVFENWYRNSIEHGADPDRPDDGVSIAVGPTDEGFFVVDDGSGIPPTEREAVFDSGYSTNADGTGFGLSIVDQIVTAHGWTVTLEESPIESYDGAYFEVTVESTTPVSTPSLAENNAI; encoded by the coding sequence ATGGCCGAGCGAGACACCCTGTACATCGTTGCCCTGCTCGTAGCGGTCGTGCTGTCTGTCGCCGTCGCCCTGTATGGGCGGTGGGGTACCCATCAGCGTGACGACCGACTGGCGACGCTACTCGCGGCCATGATGGGGGTGACTGCTTTCTGGGCGATGGGGTCGCTAATCGCCCACGTCACCGTACACGAGACGGCGACGCTCGCTGGGTGGGGAATGTCGAATATCGCGACGATTCTGTTACCGATTGCGTGGGTTACGTTCGCACTCCAGTACGCCGGATACGGTTCCCATTTGACACCGCGAACCGTTGGAGTGCTTCTCGTTGTGCCCGTCGTTTCGTTCGTCGGAAGGATCACAAACCCCTTCCACGGCTGGTTTTACACGTCGGTGACCGTGGCTGATTCGGGAACGTACATCGAGTACACGACGGGGTCGCTCTACGCGCTCCACGTCTCCTACAGCTACCTGCTGGTGTTGCTCGGAATCGTCGTCGTCGGCCACTTCGGATACACCGCTCGGCGACTCTACCGCCGACAAGCGCTGACCATCGTTTCGGCGGTTCTAGTGCCGTTTCTCGTCAACGTCGGATACGTCAGTACGACGGGGGCAGGCCAACTCAACTGGACGCCAGTCGCCTTCACCGTAACCGGCCTGGCGATTACCGGTGCCGTCTTTCGGTATCAGTTGCTCGATATCGTCCCCATCGCCCGCGAATCTGTCGTCGAAACGATGCGCGACGGCGTCGTCGTCCTCGACGACCACGACCGACTGGTCGACGTCAACGCCGCCGCTGAGTCGATGCTCGAGCCGCCCGGCGAATCGCTTCTCGGAGCATCGGCCGAAGCCGTGACTATCGGAACGAAGCCGATCACCGAGGTTCTCGAGACGACCGAAGCGGTCGCGATCGAACACGGCAACGGTACCCAGTATGTTACGGTACGAACGACGCCGCTTGTCGGTACTGACGGCGGGACGCTCGTCCTCTTTCAGGATGTGACCGACAGTCGGCGAACCGAACGTCGATATCGGACGTTGATCGAGAACGCGAGCGACGTCGTGACCGTCCTCGGGGCCAACGGGACGATCCGGTATCAAAGCCCGTCGGTCAGTCGCGTTCTCGGGTACGAGCCAGCAGCGATGGTCGAGACGAACGCATTCGAGTACGTCCATCCGGCCGACCGGGAGACGCTGGTTCCGTACTTCGAAGAAAACGTTAAAATGACTGACGAACCGAGGCGCGTCGAATTCCGCATGCAACACGTCGACGGTCACTGGCGTACGCTCGAGGCCACCGGCCGCAACATGCTCGAGGATCCCGTCGTCGACGGCGTCGTCGTTAACTCTCGAGACGTCACCGAACGTCGGCGACGCGAGCACGAACTCGAGCGGACGAACGATCGACTCGACGAGTTTGCGAGCGTCGTCAGTCACGACCTTCGGAACCCGCTGAACGTCGCGGAAGGGTATCTTGACATCCTCGATTCGCGCGTCGATGACGATGCGATCGGGGTGATCCAGGAACAACATACCCGGATGACACAGATCATCGACGATGCGTTGACCATGGCTCGGGAAGGAGCCACCGTCGAAACAACCGAACAACTATCCCTCGAGGCAGTCGCACGAGACGCCTGGAGGAGCGTCGACACCGAGGGAGCGACACTCACGGTGCTTGGCGACCGTCCGCTCGAGGCGGATCGTGATCGACTGCTTCGGGTGTTCGAAAACTGGTATCGAAACAGCATCGAGCACGGTGCCGATCCGGATCGACCCGACGATGGAGTCTCGATCGCCGTTGGGCCGACCGACGAGGGCTTTTTCGTCGTCGACGATGGTTCGGGAATCCCGCCAACCGAACGTGAGGCGGTGTTCGACTCGGGCTACTCGACGAACGCGGACGGAACCGGATTCGGCCTGTCGATCGTCGATCAGATCGTCACAGCCCACGGCTGGACGGTGACGCTCGAGGAGAGTCCGATCGAGAGCTACGACGGGGCGTACTTCGAGGTGACAGTCGAGTCGACGACGCCAGTTTCGACACCATCGCTGGCAGAAAACAACGCCATTTAA
- a CDS encoding DUF5822 domain-containing protein, producing MPEPVETSDPDGVDYGWVMQVTFVTTILIGAPVVALASTTVSLPTWGDRAEFAIRVGAVIWILTALSVFAYAKRTQE from the coding sequence GTGCCTGAACCCGTCGAAACTTCCGATCCGGACGGCGTCGATTACGGCTGGGTGATGCAGGTGACGTTCGTCACGACGATTCTGATCGGCGCGCCGGTGGTCGCGCTCGCGTCGACGACCGTCTCGCTCCCAACGTGGGGGGATCGAGCGGAGTTCGCGATCCGAGTTGGTGCTGTGATCTGGATTCTGACCGCGCTGAGCGTGTTTGCCTACGCCAAGCGAACGCAGGAATGA